A genomic segment from Bacteroidota bacterium encodes:
- a CDS encoding DUF4440 domain-containing protein gives MKTLFKLALVAIIAMIATTVFAQEWTKEQKEIWQVIDNSWMNWKTGNIEAATATLHEKYQGWSTEAPLPSNKAATIQWFQSMKDIPQYREYVINPARIVVTENAAVVHYYFQLAVTYTMGDQKKRVERQGKYVEFYVKEGGKWLCLGDMTVYEDEDDAED, from the coding sequence ATGAAAACACTATTCAAATTAGCATTGGTTGCTATTATTGCAATGATTGCAACCACCGTTTTCGCCCAGGAATGGACGAAAGAACAAAAAGAGATCTGGCAGGTTATCGATAACAGCTGGATGAACTGGAAAACCGGGAACATTGAAGCTGCTACAGCTACCCTCCATGAAAAGTACCAGGGATGGAGCACCGAGGCACCATTACCCAGTAACAAAGCAGCCACCATACAATGGTTTCAGTCAATGAAGGATATTCCACAGTACAGGGAGTATGTGATAAATCCTGCACGGATCGTTGTGACGGAAAATGCTGCTGTTGTCCATTATTATTTTCAACTTGCGGTGACCTATACGATGGGGGATCAAAAAAAACGGGTAGAGAGGCAGGGAAAGTACGTTGAGTTTTATGTCAAAGAAGGCGGCAAGTGGCTTTGCCTGGGAGATATGACGGTATATGAAGATGAAGATGATGCTGAGGATTGA
- a CDS encoding DUF3800 domain-containing protein: protein MKELINIYCDESCHLQNDGENVMALGAIWCPEAKKSEIFYRIKELKEKHKLIPKKINDPNSNRSAYEIKWNKVSAAKIEFFKELIDFFFTDDDLHFRVLIVPDKKGLNYEGFGHTHDTFYYKMYFDMLKIILNPEYSHNIYIDIKDTRSREKVHKLEEVLRNNRYDFSKEIIRKVQQVRSHEVELIQLADLFTGAVSYVHRGLISSKTKLKLIEHIKHRSHYSLLKSTLVKESKFNIFVWRSSKFKNSL, encoded by the coding sequence ATGAAAGAATTAATAAACATATACTGTGATGAAAGCTGTCATCTTCAAAATGATGGTGAAAATGTTATGGCATTAGGAGCTATATGGTGCCCGGAAGCTAAAAAATCTGAGATATTTTATCGCATTAAAGAGCTTAAGGAAAAACACAAGCTTATTCCAAAGAAAATTAATGATCCCAATAGCAACAGGTCCGCTTATGAAATTAAATGGAATAAAGTTTCAGCTGCTAAAATCGAATTTTTTAAGGAGCTTATTGATTTTTTCTTTACTGACGATGATTTACATTTCAGAGTTTTAATAGTACCAGATAAGAAAGGATTGAATTATGAAGGCTTTGGGCATACACATGATACATTTTATTACAAAATGTATTTTGATATGTTGAAAATAATTCTTAATCCTGAATATAGCCACAATATTTACATTGACATAAAAGATACGCGAAGCCGTGAAAAAGTACACAAGTTGGAAGAGGTATTAAGAAATAATCGCTATGATTTTTCAAAGGAAATTATCAGGAAAGTTCAACAGGTTCGATCACACGAAGTAGAGTTGATTCAATTAGCTGACCTTTTTACAGGAGCGGTTTCTTACGTTCATAGAGGACTTATTTCAAGCAAAACAAAACTCAAATTAATTGAGCATATTAAACACAGATCCCATTACTCATTATTGAAATCGACCTTAGTAAAAGAGTCAAAGTTCAACATTTTTGTTTGGCGTTCCTCAAAATTCAAAAATAGCTTATGA